A window of the Enoplosus armatus isolate fEnoArm2 chromosome 5, fEnoArm2.hap1, whole genome shotgun sequence genome harbors these coding sequences:
- the LOC139285155 gene encoding ribonucleoside-diphosphate reductase large subunit, with the protein MHVIKRDGRQERVMFDKITSRIQKLCYGLNSDFVDPAQITMKVIQGLYSGVTTVELDTLAAEIAATLTTKHPDYAILAARIAVSNLHKETKKVFSDVMEDLYNYINPLNKRHSPMISKETLDIVLENKDRLNSAIIFDRDFSYNFFGFKTLERSYLLKINGKVAERPQHMLMRVAVGIHKTDIDAAIETYNLLSEKWFTHASPTLFNAGTNRPQLSSCFLLAMKDDSIEGIYDTLKQCALISKSAGGIGVAVSCIRSTGSYIAGTNGNSNGLVPMLRVYNNTARYVDQGGNKRPGAFAMYLEPWHFDVFDFLELKKNTGKEEQRARDLFYAMWIPDLFMKRVESNQDWSLMCPSECPGLDECWGEEFEKLYTTYEKEGRVKRVVKAQQLWHAIIESQTETGTPYMLYKDACNRKSNHQNLGTIKSSNLCTEIVEYTSQDEVAVCNLASIALNMYVSPERTFDFKKLAHVTKVIVKNLNKIIEINYYPVPEAEKSNKRHRPIGIGVQGLADAFILMRYPFESPEAQLLNIQIFETIYYAALEASCELAAELGPYETYEGSPVSKGILQYDMWEKTPTDLLDWKLLKEKIAKHGVRNSLLLAPMPTASTAQILGNNESIEAYTSNIYTRRVLSGEFQIVNPHLLKDLTERGLWSEEMKNQLIAHNGSIQDIEEIPADLKQLYKTVWEISQKTIIKMAADRGAFIDQSQSLNIHIAEPNYGKLTSMHFYGWKQGLKTGMYYLRTKPAANPIQFTLNKEKLKEAQEQVKASEEEIKERNIAAMVCSLENRDECLMCGS; encoded by the exons ATGCATGTTATCAAGCGAG atggGCGCCAGGAGCGCGTCATGTTTGATAAAATTACCTCTCGCATCCAGAAGCTGTGCTACGGACTGAACTCCGACTTTGTGGATCCGGCCCAGATTACGATGAAGGTGATCCAGGGTTTGTACAGCGGCGTCACCACCGTGGAGCTCGACACGCTGGCAGCAGAGATTGCCGCCACTCTCACAACCAAACACCCCGACTATGCTATCCTTGCTGCACGGATCGCTGTCTCAAACCTGCACAAAGAGACGAAGAAGGTGTTCAGTGACGTGATGGAGGACCTCTACAACTACATCAACCCCTTAAACAAACGCCACTCTCCCATGATCTCCAAGGAGACGCTCGACATTGTTCTCGAGAACAAAGACCGCCTCAACTCTGCCATCATTTTTGACCGGGATTTCTCTTACAACTTCTTTGGCTTCAAGACACTGGAGCGGTCCTACCTGTTGAAGATCAACGGCAAAGTGGCAGAGCGACCGCAGCACATGCTCATGAGAGTTGCTGTTGGGATCCACAAAACGGATATTGACGCAGCCATCGAGACCTACAACCTGCTGTCAGAGAAGTGGTTCACCCACGCCTCCCCTACGCTCTTCAATGCAGGAACCAACAGGCCACAGCTGTCCAGCTGCTTCCTGCTCGCCATGAAAGACGATAGCATCGAAGGCATTTATGACACGCTGAAGCAATGTGCCCTCATCTCCAAGTCCGCTGGAGGAATCGGCGTGGCGGTCAGCTGTATCAGATCAACGGGGAGCTACATCGCTGGCACCAATGGCAACTCCAACGGGCTAGTCCCCATGCTGAGAGtttacaacaacacagcacGTTATGTCGACCAGGGTGGCAACAAGAGACCTGGAGCCTTCGCCATGTACCTGGAGCCCTGGCACTTTGATGTGTTTGACTTCCTGGAGCTGAAGAAGAACACAGgaaaggaggagcagagggcCAGGGACCTTTTCTATGCCATGTGGATCCCCGACCTGTTCATGAAGAGAGTGGAGAGCAACCAGGACTGGTCTCTGATGTGTCCAAGCGAGTGCCCCGGCCTGGACGAGTGCTGGGGGGAGGAGTTTGAGAAGCTCTACACCACATatgagaaagaggggagggtcAAGCGTGTGGTGAAGGCTCAGCAGCTGTGGCACGCCATTATCGAGTCTCAGACAGAAACCGGTACGCCATACATGCTGTACAAAGATGCCTGCAACAGGAAGAGCAACCACCAGAATTTGGGCACAATCAAAAGCAGCAACCTCTGCACAGAAATCGTTGAATACACCAGTCAGGATGAGGTAGCCGTCTGTAACCTGGCCTCCATCGCGCTCAACATGTATGTCAGCCCCGAGCGGACATTTGACTTTAAAAAACTAGCACATGTGACCAAAGTAATCGTCAAAAACTTGAACAAGATCATTGAGATTAACTACTACCCAGTGCCCGAAGCTGAAAAGTCCAACAAGCGCCACCGACCAATAGGAATCGGTGTCCAGGGTTTAGCAGATGCCTTCATCCTCATGCGTTACCCGTTCGAAAGCCCTGAGGCTCAGCTTCTGAACATTCAGATCTTTGAGACCATCTACTACGCCGCCCTGGAGGCGAGCTGCGAGCTGGCCGCTGAGCTCGGCCCCTATGAGACGTACGAAGGCTCTCCTGTCAGCAAGGGCATCCTGCAGTACGACATGTGGGAGAAGACGCCCACCGACCTGCTGGACTGGAAACTGCTGAAGGAGAAGATTGCCAAGCATGGCGTGAGGAACAGCCTGCTGTTGGCCCCGATGCCCACGGCCTCCACCGCCCAGATCCTGGGCAACAACGAGTCTATCGAAGCCTACACCAGCAACATCTACACCCGCAGGGTCCTCTCTGGAGAGTTTCAGATCGTGAATCCTCATCTGCTCAAAGACCTGACGGAGAGGGGACTGTGGAGCGAGGAGATGAAGAACCAGCTGATAGCTCACAACGGGTCCATTCAG GACATTGAAGAGATTCCAGCCGATCTGAAGCAGCTCTATAAAACTGTGTGGGAAATTTCCCAGAAGACCATAATCAAGATGGCCGCCGACCGCGGTGCCTTCATTGACCAGAGCCAGTCCCTGAACATCCACATCGCAGAGCCGAACTACGGCAAACTGACCAGCATGCACTTTTACGGCTGGAAACAA GGTCTGAAGACAGGGATGTACTACCTGAGGACGAAGCCCGCTGCTAACCCCATCCAGTTCACCCTGAACaaggagaagctgaaggaggCGCAGGAGCAGGTCAAGGCCTCCGAGGAGGAGATCAAAGAGCGTAACATTGCTGCCATGGTGTGTTCTCTGGAGAACCGAGACGAGTGCCTCATGTGTGGATCTTAG
- the qpctla gene encoding glutaminyl-peptide cyclotransferase-like a — translation MSRSSRRYKPLQQSNGSGSFPGCDRVRMPRARVLLLCLVGVLVLAVVLGVYLSNDTTNENENRMPAADLTKDRLSHKPSKCSPAQIRRLASQVDGTRLWETHLKPILTERLPGTQGSLAVQQHITSTLSSLSAGWAVDLDSFQSSTPRGQVTFTNIVATLDPSAPRRLLLACHYDSKALPPDPRSPEKVFLGASDSAVPCAMILELATSLDAQLRSFKQQKLPVSLQLVFFDGEESFEEWTATDSLYGSRHLAERMAITPHPAGSTHTTMLQAVDLFVLLDLLGGPDPLIANHFDNTARWFDRLIAAEKRLHRQGLLTSHPSEQTYFRKDVYLGPVQDDHIPFLHKGVPVLHVIATPFPQFWHTLDDTEENMHRPTVVNLTKIMAVFLAEYLGF, via the exons ATGTCCAGGTCCAGTCGGCGGTACAagcctctgcagcagagcaACGGCAGCGGCTCTTTCCCCGGCTGTGACCGGGTGCGGATGCCCCGGGCCCgggtgctgctgctctgtctcgTCGGGGTTCTGGTGCTGGCGGTGGTGCTGGGAGTCTACCTGTCCAACGACACCACCAATGAAAATGAGAACCGCATGCCAGCCGCAGATCTGACCAAAGACAGG TTGTCCCACAAACCCAGTAAGTGCTCTCCAGCTCAAATCCGCCGTCTGGCCTCTCAGGTGGACGGTACTCGCCTGTGGGAGACTCACCTGAAGCCCATCCTAACAGAGAGGCTCCCAGGGACACAAGGTAGCCTGGCTGTACAGCAG CACATCACCTCCACTCTGTCTTCGCTGTCTGCTGGCTGGGCCGTAGACTTGGACTCCTTCCAGTCTTCCACCCCTCGCGGCCAGGTCACGTTCACCAACATCGTTGCTACTCTGGACCCTTCGGCCCCCCGCAGGCTGCTCCTGGCCTGCCACTACGACTCCAAGGCTCTGCCTCCAGACCCCCGGTCCCCAGAGAAGGTGTTTCTGGGGGCCAGTGACTCTGCGGTGCCCTGTGCTATGATCCTTGAGCTCGCCACCTCTCTGGACGCCCAGCTTAGATCATTCAAACAGCAG AAACTTCCAGTGTCTCTTCAGCTGGTGTTTTTTGATGGGGAGGAGTCATTTGAAGAGTGGACCGCCACAGACTCTCTGTACGGCTCCCGTCACCTGGCTGAGCGCATGGCCATCACGCCTCACCCCGCAGGctccacacacaccaccatgcTTCAGGCTGTG GACCTCTTTGTGCTGCTCGACCTGCTCGGTGGTCCTGATCCGCTGATTGCGAATCACTTTGATAACACGGCGCGCTGGTTTGACCGTCTGATCGCTGCAG AGAAGAGACTCCACCGACAGGGGCTTCTGACGTCTCACCCCTCAGAGCAGACGTATTTTAGGAAGGATGTGTACCTTGGGCCGGTACAAGACGACCACATCCCCTTCCTTCACAAAG GTGTCCCTGTGCTCCATGTCATCGCCACTCCCTTCCCACAGTTCTGGCACACGCTGGatgacacagaggagaacatgcacCGTCCCACTGTGGTGAACCTGACCAAGATCATGGCCGTGTTTCTGGCAGAATACCTGGGCTTCTGa
- the six9 gene encoding SIX homeobox 9, whose product MIFTAEQVACVCEVLLQSGCMDRLAGFLHTLPPPSLSSSSSSRCPGDLESVLKAKAAVAFHQGRFTDLYALLEGFPFSPRSHPLLQQLWLRAHYIEAERQRGRPLGAVGKYRVRRKFPLPHSIWDGEETSYCFKEKSRTVLREWYHHNPYPSPRDKRELAAATGLTTTQVSNWFKNRRQRDRTTDVTGFHIAFSGGTSGEIYPSSDNDLSPPGSPHPQYHCPPPPPPPTPPPLSHPPPPLRHMSGGLVCVCPSNV is encoded by the exons ATGATCTTCACAGCAGAGCAGGTCGCTTGTGTGTGCGAGGTCCTTCTGCAGAGCGGCTGCATGGACCGTCTTGCTGGCTTCCTccacactcttcctcctccttccctctcctcctcctcctcctctcgttGCCCTGGGGACCTTGAGAGTGTGCTGAAGGCTAAAGCCGCAGTGGCCTTTCACCAGGGCCGCTTCACTGACCTCTACGCCCTGCTGGAGGGCTTCCCCTTCTCCCCACGCAGCCACCcgctcctgcagcagctctggcTCAGAGCCCACTACATAGAGGCCGAGAGGCAGAGGGGCCGACCCCTGGGAGCTGTGGGGAAGTATCGCGTAAGGAGAAAGTTTCCTCTACCACACTCCATCTGGGACGGAGAGGAGACCAGCTACTGTTTCAAG GAAAAATCACGGACTGTCCTCCGGGAGTGGTACCACCATAATCCTTATCCCTCTCCCCGGGACAAGCGGGAGCTCGCCGCAGCCACCGGCCTGACAACCACTCAGGTCAGCAACTGGTTCAAGAACCGCAGGCAGAGGGACCGAACCACGGACGTTACTGG TTTCCACATAGCTTTCTCTGGAGGAACCTCAGGAGAAATCTACCCTTCCTCAGACAACGACCTTTCACCTCCAGGCAGCCCACACCCCCAATACCActgccctccacctccaccaccacctacacccccacccctctctcacccaccacctcctctaCGGCACATGTCTGGAGGCCTCGTTTGTGTCTGCCcttcaaatgtttaa